Proteins encoded together in one Mugil cephalus isolate CIBA_MC_2020 chromosome 16, CIBA_Mcephalus_1.1, whole genome shotgun sequence window:
- the mrtfab gene encoding myocardin related transcription factor Ab isoform X5, with amino-acid sequence MATQDSHKGEETGPGIMEVAGAPGSVHSPQSEAMANELQELSLQPAPNLLPLQERKNVLQLKLQQRRTREELVSQGIMPPLKSPAAFHEQRRSLERARTEDYLKRKIRCRPERSELVRMHILEETSAEPSLQAKQLQLKRARLADDLNDKISHRPGPIELVHKNILSVTCPVQHSLLDSPKGAGGESSSLDEDSSDALSPDQLTNHDSPLSAVPQMSPSEVLTPNGDLSPTQFLTQPPPPPPPPPPPPPLVNGSDSSPLPKITNGTTIMSASSRSSTGQVKSQAKSSSDRPPQRPKKPKDSKPKVKKLKYHQYIPPDQKADKERPPQMDSSYAKLLHQQQLFLQLQILSQQQQHYNYHTILPAPPKPQTEQPSTTNSGPSPSRSVHTTTTTAPSSQTGTVRQSQTAVGGAKPATLPANLDEFKVAELKQELKLRGLTVSGTKNDLIERLRNYQEQNGGAPTGLKNSIPQPSLKGGTTTAVSTITSSPTTTSTPDHHPTEGGFKLDLASLCHAVPGRVMRFGSTSSSPPVSPTPSERSLAGMSPDETSCNGDMFGEMVSSPLTQLTLHPSPQHPSNVSPLSQPLSVVKEEIQSSCCLSRTSPSSVQPPEHQQGIAMETSSMDKDQMLQEKDKQIEELTRMLRQKQRLVETLRSQLEQGKIAGGIVVKKEGGEKNRASPEVKLQTLIKASAIQPPTLPNGIVLKVKKEVELEEGMEGVTEEAQAKKPTQPMQCSQETLLRLQQIHRLQVQQAELQKQQPQLKQRLSQVQLHKVPEAKLNPQKQQQQKRDAQILLQQQQQLQQLIIQQTQQKQLLAQQKLAQQKLAQQKLAQQKLVQQNQLKQSQGQVQAQQKNQVQLKQVQVQIQNPTVTNQKPGLTQSQQRKQQRAQQRQQKQQTAAATTQQVTPVTINQQNGTPLHTPAISLDLLKANGTPTLVTDTNGNHYLIALTSHATEGQNGVSSLAKTNGRITLQRLQSTPSKLPSADTQSKAKPEAEPVSQPIKKGQKAGLHLDTNGAPQPSLAATAPPNLQPFFDDLSENESQSNLMSSLKQREEVCPPYDRHTLFTPPSPKPNTTLPPQRSKQENGVNSQQMDDLFDILLKSGEIPGFKSNPDPSLAPLHSDPPSPSAAPSPLHLSPPSPTEPLISPQSSVGEPCNSGGRLEDFLESTTGTSLLGMEPDGGLTLIDDLHSQMLSTPSILDHPPSPMDTSDLGFSSHSPGLDFGDPTLDSMDWLDISMVGSASGGSEGNGGGRGGSGGGEGDGGTSLAPLAPHTPQSVFSTDFLDSTDLHWESCL; translated from the exons TCCTCCAACTCAAACTTCAGCAGAGACGCACACGAGAGGAGCTGGTCAGCCAAGGGATCATGCCAC CACTGAAGAGCCCGGCAGCCTTTCACGAACAACGGAGGAGCCTGGAGCGAGCAAGG ACCGAGGACTACCTGAAGAGGAAGATCCGGTGTCGCCCTGAACGCTCTGAGCTGGTCAGGATGCACATTCTGGAGG AGACGTCAGCGGAGCCGTCTCTGCAGGCcaagcagctgcagctgaagcGAGCACGACTGGCTGACGACCTCAACGACAAGATCTCTCACAGACCGGGTCCCATCGAACTGGTCCACAAGAACATCCTGTCCGTCACCTGCCCCGTGCAGCACTCACTGCTGG ATTCTCCAAAGGGAGCTGGGGGAGAGAGCTCATCTCTGGATGAGGACAGCAGCGATGCTCTGTCGCCCGACCAGCTGACCAATCACGACTCTCCCCTGAGCGCTGTCCCTCAGATGTCCCCCTCCGAAGTGCTCACCCCAAATGGAGACCTTTCTCCCACACAG TTTCTCACacagccgccgccgcctccgcctccgccgccgcctcctcctcccctggtGAACGGGTCAGACTCTTCCCCTCTCCCAAAAATCACAAACGGGACAACAATTATGTCAGCATCCTCCCGCTCTTCTACCGGACAGGTCAAG TCTCAGGCCAAGTCAAGTTCAGACCGTCCTCCACAGAGACCTAAGAAACCAAAGGACAGCAAGCCCAAG GTGAAGAAGCTGAAGTACCATCAGTACATCCCTCCAGACCAGAAGGCAGACAAGGAGCGTCCACCTCAGATGGACTCGTCCTATGCGAagctcctccaccagcagcagctcttcctgCAGCTGCAGATTCTCAGtcagcaacagcagcactaCAACTACCACACCATTCTGCCCGCCCCTCCCAA GCCACAAACTGAGCAGCCTTCTACAACCAACTCCGGCCCCTCTCCCTCCCGCAGCGTTCACACGACCACCACCACGGCCCCCTCCAGCCAGACGGGGACTGTCCGTCAGAGCCAAACTGCAGTGGGAGGAGCCAAACCGGCCACGCTGCCAGCCAACCTGGACGAGTTCAAA GTCGCAGAGTTGAAACAAGAACTGAAATTGCGTGGTTTGACCGTCTCCGGCACTAAGAATGATCTCATTGAGAGGCTTCGCAACTACCAAGAGCAAAATGGCGGCGCCCCGACGGGTTTGAAGAATAGCATACCGCAGCCAAGTCTGAAGGGCGGCACCACCACTGCTGTTAGCACCATTACATCTTCTCCAACCACAACTTCCACCCCTGACCACCATCCAACAGAGGGTGGGTTCAAGTTGGATCTGGCGTCTTTGTGTCATGCGGTTCCCGGGCGGGTCATGCGATTTGGAAGCACCAGCTCCAGCCCTCCAGTTTCACCTACGCCGTCTGAGAGGTCGTTGGCTGGGATGAGTCCAGATGAGACGAGCTGTAacggagacatgtttggagagaTG GTGAGCTCTCCCCTGACCCAGCTCACCCTCCACCCATCTCCTCAACACCCATCAAACGTCTCTCCGCTCTCCCAGCCACTCTCCGTAGTCAAAGAGGAGATCCAGAGCTCATGCTGCCTGTCCAGGACTTCGCCTTCATCTGTCCAGCCTCCCGAGCACCAACAAGGAATAGCCATGGAAACGTCCTCTATGGACAAAGACCAGATGCTCCAGGAGAAGGACAAACAGATTGAGGAGCTAACAAGGATGCTGAGGCAGAAGCAAAGACTGGTTGAGACCCTCAGGTCCCAGCTGGAGCAAGGCAAGATAGCAGGTGGGATAGTGGTGAAGAAGGAAGGCGGTGAGAAGAACAGAGCATCTCCAGAGGTCAAACTCCAAACTTTAATAAAGGCCTCGGCCATTCAACCCCCTACACTCCCTAATGGCATCGTGCTGAAGGTgaagaaggaggtggagcttgaGGAAGGAATGGAGGGAGTGACAGAGGAGGCTCAAGCTAAGAAGCCCACCCAGCCCATGCAGTGCTCTCAAGAGACTCTGCTCCGGCTGCAGCAGATCCATCGGCTGCAGGTCCAACAAGCCGAGCTGCAGAAACAGCAGCCGCAACTTAAGCAGCGGCTGAGTCAGGTGCAACTGCATAAAGTGCCAGAGGCTAAACTGAACCCTcaaaagcaacagcagcagaagagagACGCTCAAATcctgctccagcagcagcagcaactgcagcagctgatcatacaacaaacacaacagaaacaactcCTGGCCCAGCAGAAGTTAGCACAGCAGAAACTTGCCCAGCAGAAACTCGCACAACAGAAGCTGGTGCAGCAAAACCAGCTCAAGCAAAGCCAAGGGCAGGTGCAAGCTCAGCAGAAGAACCAGGTTCAGCTGAAACAGgttcaggtccagatccagaACCCGACAGTGACGAACCAGAAACCGGGATTGACCCAGAGCcagcagaggaagcagcagagggCTCAGCAAaggcagcagaaacagcagacGGCAGCAGCTACCACACAACAG GTGACTCCAGTCACCATCAACCAACAGAACGGCACTCCACTCCACACCCCGGCCATTTCCCTGGACCTCCTAAAGGCTAATGGTACACCCACGCTGGTCACAGACACCAATGGCAATCACTACCTGATCGCTCTCACCAGTCACGCCACAGAGGGACAGAACGGAGTGTCCTCATTGGCCAAAACCAACGGGCGCATCACGCTGCAG AGATTGCAGTCGACTCCAAGTAAACTCCCCAGTGCTGACACCCAATCAAAAGCGAAACCAGAGGCGGAACCTGTGAGCCAACCAATCAAAAAG GGACAGAAGGCAGGGCTGCACTTGGACACCAATGGCGCTCCACAGCCCAGCCTCGCGGCCACCGCCCCGCCCAACCTGCAGCCGTTCTTCGACGACCTGTCAGAAAACGAAAGCCAAAGCAACCTGATGTCATCTCTCAAG cagagagaggaggtgtgTCCGCCTTACGACCGGCACACACTGttcacccctccctctcccaaACCCAACACCACCCTTCCTCCTCAACGCTCTAAA CAGGAGAATGGAGTGAACAGCCAGCAGATGGACGACCTGTTTGACATCCTGCTCAAGAGTGGAG AGATCCCAGGCTTCAAGTCCAACCCGGACCCGTCCCTCGCCCCTCTGCACTCTGACCCACCTTCCCCGTCCGCCGCCCCGTCCCCGCTCcacctctcccctccctcccccacggAGCCCCTCATCTCCCCTCAGTCCTCCGTGGGGGAGCCCTGCAACAGCGGCGGGCGCctggaggacttcctggagAGCACCACGGGCACCTCTCTGCTGGGCATGGAGCCCGACGGCGGCCTGACACTGATCGACGACCTCCACAGCCAGATGCTGAGCACGCCCAGCATCCTGgaccaccctccctcccccatgGACACGTCCGACCTGGGCTTCTCGTCTCACTCCCCGGGGCTGGACTTTGGCGACCCCACTCTAGACAGCATGGACTGGCTGGACATCTCCATGGTGGGGAGCGCGAGCGGCGGGAGCGAGGGCAACGGAGGGGGGCGAGGAGGATCGGGGGGAGGCGAAGGAGACGGGGGGACGAGTTTAGCGCCGCTCGCTCCGCACACTCCACAGAGCGTCTTCTCGACCGACTTTCTGGACAGCACAGACCTGCACTGGGAGTCGTGTCTGTAG
- the mrtfab gene encoding myocardin related transcription factor Ab isoform X8, with translation MIMLDTNHCLSFEPSPMGSPPMPDDIDKEDLKMDHDRLVYHSLKEGRHSGERGRSYNQETTVLQLKLQQRRTREELVSQGIMPPLKSPAAFHEQRRSLERARTEDYLKRKIRCRPERSELVRMHILEETSAEPSLQAKQLQLKRARLADDLNDKISHRPGPIELVHKNILSVTCPVQHSLLDSPKGAGGESSSLDEDSSDALSPDQLTNHDSPLSAVPQMSPSEVLTPNGDLSPTQFLTQPPPPPPPPPPPPPLVNGSDSSPLPKITNGTTIMSASSRSSTGQVKSQAKSSSDRPPQRPKKPKDSKPKVKKLKYHQYIPPDQKADKERPPQMDSSYAKLLHQQQLFLQLQILSQQQQHYNYHTILPAPPKPQTEQPSTTNSGPSPSRSVHTTTTTAPSSQTGTVRQSQTAVGGAKPATLPANLDEFKVAELKQELKLRGLTVSGTKNDLIERLRNYQEQNGGAPTGLKNSIPQPSLKGGTTTAVSTITSSPTTTSTPDHHPTEGGFKLDLASLCHAVPGRVMRFGSTSSSPPVSPTPSERSLAGMSPDETSCNGDMFGEMVSSPLTQLTLHPSPQHPSNVSPLSQPLSVVKEEIQSSCCLSRTSPSSVQPPEHQQGIAMETSSMDKDQMLQEKDKQIEELTRMLRQKQRLVETLRSQLEQGKIAGGIVVKKEGGEKNRASPEVKLQTLIKASAIQPPTLPNGIVLKVKKEVELEEGMEGVTEEAQAKKPTQPMQCSQETLLRLQQIHRLQVQQAELQKQQPQLKQRLSQVQLHKVPEAKLNPQKQQQQKRDAQILLQQQQQLQQLIIQQTQQKQLLAQQKLAQQKLAQQKLAQQKLVQQNQLKQSQGQVQAQQKNQVQLKQVQVQIQNPTVTNQKPGLTQSQQRKQQRAQQRQQKQQTAAATTQQVTPVTINQQNGTPLHTPAISLDLLKANGTPTLVTDTNGNHYLIALTSHATEGQNGVSSLAKTNGRITLQRLQSTPSKLPSADTQSKAKPEAEPVSQPIKKGQKAGLHLDTNGAPQPSLAATAPPNLQPFFDDLSENESQSNLMSSLKQENGVNSQQMDDLFDILLKSGEIPGFKSNPDPSLAPLHSDPPSPSAAPSPLHLSPPSPTEPLISPQSSVGEPCNSGGRLEDFLESTTGTSLLGMEPDGGLTLIDDLHSQMLSTPSILDHPPSPMDTSDLGFSSHSPGLDFGDPTLDSMDWLDISMVGSASGGSEGNGGGRGGSGGGEGDGGTSLAPLAPHTPQSVFSTDFLDSTDLHWESCL, from the exons ATGATAATGCTGGACACCAACCACTGCCTGTCCTTTGAACCCTCCCCCATGGGCTCTCCTCCAATGCCAGATGACATTGATAAGGAGGACCTGAAGATGGATCACGACAGGCTCGTCTATCACAGCCTGAAGGAAG GTCGACATAGTGGTGAAAGGGGGCGATCTTATAACCAAGAGACCACAG TCCTCCAACTCAAACTTCAGCAGAGACGCACACGAGAGGAGCTGGTCAGCCAAGGGATCATGCCAC CACTGAAGAGCCCGGCAGCCTTTCACGAACAACGGAGGAGCCTGGAGCGAGCAAGG ACCGAGGACTACCTGAAGAGGAAGATCCGGTGTCGCCCTGAACGCTCTGAGCTGGTCAGGATGCACATTCTGGAGG AGACGTCAGCGGAGCCGTCTCTGCAGGCcaagcagctgcagctgaagcGAGCACGACTGGCTGACGACCTCAACGACAAGATCTCTCACAGACCGGGTCCCATCGAACTGGTCCACAAGAACATCCTGTCCGTCACCTGCCCCGTGCAGCACTCACTGCTGG ATTCTCCAAAGGGAGCTGGGGGAGAGAGCTCATCTCTGGATGAGGACAGCAGCGATGCTCTGTCGCCCGACCAGCTGACCAATCACGACTCTCCCCTGAGCGCTGTCCCTCAGATGTCCCCCTCCGAAGTGCTCACCCCAAATGGAGACCTTTCTCCCACACAG TTTCTCACacagccgccgccgcctccgcctccgccgccgcctcctcctcccctggtGAACGGGTCAGACTCTTCCCCTCTCCCAAAAATCACAAACGGGACAACAATTATGTCAGCATCCTCCCGCTCTTCTACCGGACAGGTCAAG TCTCAGGCCAAGTCAAGTTCAGACCGTCCTCCACAGAGACCTAAGAAACCAAAGGACAGCAAGCCCAAG GTGAAGAAGCTGAAGTACCATCAGTACATCCCTCCAGACCAGAAGGCAGACAAGGAGCGTCCACCTCAGATGGACTCGTCCTATGCGAagctcctccaccagcagcagctcttcctgCAGCTGCAGATTCTCAGtcagcaacagcagcactaCAACTACCACACCATTCTGCCCGCCCCTCCCAA GCCACAAACTGAGCAGCCTTCTACAACCAACTCCGGCCCCTCTCCCTCCCGCAGCGTTCACACGACCACCACCACGGCCCCCTCCAGCCAGACGGGGACTGTCCGTCAGAGCCAAACTGCAGTGGGAGGAGCCAAACCGGCCACGCTGCCAGCCAACCTGGACGAGTTCAAA GTCGCAGAGTTGAAACAAGAACTGAAATTGCGTGGTTTGACCGTCTCCGGCACTAAGAATGATCTCATTGAGAGGCTTCGCAACTACCAAGAGCAAAATGGCGGCGCCCCGACGGGTTTGAAGAATAGCATACCGCAGCCAAGTCTGAAGGGCGGCACCACCACTGCTGTTAGCACCATTACATCTTCTCCAACCACAACTTCCACCCCTGACCACCATCCAACAGAGGGTGGGTTCAAGTTGGATCTGGCGTCTTTGTGTCATGCGGTTCCCGGGCGGGTCATGCGATTTGGAAGCACCAGCTCCAGCCCTCCAGTTTCACCTACGCCGTCTGAGAGGTCGTTGGCTGGGATGAGTCCAGATGAGACGAGCTGTAacggagacatgtttggagagaTG GTGAGCTCTCCCCTGACCCAGCTCACCCTCCACCCATCTCCTCAACACCCATCAAACGTCTCTCCGCTCTCCCAGCCACTCTCCGTAGTCAAAGAGGAGATCCAGAGCTCATGCTGCCTGTCCAGGACTTCGCCTTCATCTGTCCAGCCTCCCGAGCACCAACAAGGAATAGCCATGGAAACGTCCTCTATGGACAAAGACCAGATGCTCCAGGAGAAGGACAAACAGATTGAGGAGCTAACAAGGATGCTGAGGCAGAAGCAAAGACTGGTTGAGACCCTCAGGTCCCAGCTGGAGCAAGGCAAGATAGCAGGTGGGATAGTGGTGAAGAAGGAAGGCGGTGAGAAGAACAGAGCATCTCCAGAGGTCAAACTCCAAACTTTAATAAAGGCCTCGGCCATTCAACCCCCTACACTCCCTAATGGCATCGTGCTGAAGGTgaagaaggaggtggagcttgaGGAAGGAATGGAGGGAGTGACAGAGGAGGCTCAAGCTAAGAAGCCCACCCAGCCCATGCAGTGCTCTCAAGAGACTCTGCTCCGGCTGCAGCAGATCCATCGGCTGCAGGTCCAACAAGCCGAGCTGCAGAAACAGCAGCCGCAACTTAAGCAGCGGCTGAGTCAGGTGCAACTGCATAAAGTGCCAGAGGCTAAACTGAACCCTcaaaagcaacagcagcagaagagagACGCTCAAATcctgctccagcagcagcagcaactgcagcagctgatcatacaacaaacacaacagaaacaactcCTGGCCCAGCAGAAGTTAGCACAGCAGAAACTTGCCCAGCAGAAACTCGCACAACAGAAGCTGGTGCAGCAAAACCAGCTCAAGCAAAGCCAAGGGCAGGTGCAAGCTCAGCAGAAGAACCAGGTTCAGCTGAAACAGgttcaggtccagatccagaACCCGACAGTGACGAACCAGAAACCGGGATTGACCCAGAGCcagcagaggaagcagcagagggCTCAGCAAaggcagcagaaacagcagacGGCAGCAGCTACCACACAACAG GTGACTCCAGTCACCATCAACCAACAGAACGGCACTCCACTCCACACCCCGGCCATTTCCCTGGACCTCCTAAAGGCTAATGGTACACCCACGCTGGTCACAGACACCAATGGCAATCACTACCTGATCGCTCTCACCAGTCACGCCACAGAGGGACAGAACGGAGTGTCCTCATTGGCCAAAACCAACGGGCGCATCACGCTGCAG AGATTGCAGTCGACTCCAAGTAAACTCCCCAGTGCTGACACCCAATCAAAAGCGAAACCAGAGGCGGAACCTGTGAGCCAACCAATCAAAAAG GGACAGAAGGCAGGGCTGCACTTGGACACCAATGGCGCTCCACAGCCCAGCCTCGCGGCCACCGCCCCGCCCAACCTGCAGCCGTTCTTCGACGACCTGTCAGAAAACGAAAGCCAAAGCAACCTGATGTCATCTCTCAAG CAGGAGAATGGAGTGAACAGCCAGCAGATGGACGACCTGTTTGACATCCTGCTCAAGAGTGGAG AGATCCCAGGCTTCAAGTCCAACCCGGACCCGTCCCTCGCCCCTCTGCACTCTGACCCACCTTCCCCGTCCGCCGCCCCGTCCCCGCTCcacctctcccctccctcccccacggAGCCCCTCATCTCCCCTCAGTCCTCCGTGGGGGAGCCCTGCAACAGCGGCGGGCGCctggaggacttcctggagAGCACCACGGGCACCTCTCTGCTGGGCATGGAGCCCGACGGCGGCCTGACACTGATCGACGACCTCCACAGCCAGATGCTGAGCACGCCCAGCATCCTGgaccaccctccctcccccatgGACACGTCCGACCTGGGCTTCTCGTCTCACTCCCCGGGGCTGGACTTTGGCGACCCCACTCTAGACAGCATGGACTGGCTGGACATCTCCATGGTGGGGAGCGCGAGCGGCGGGAGCGAGGGCAACGGAGGGGGGCGAGGAGGATCGGGGGGAGGCGAAGGAGACGGGGGGACGAGTTTAGCGCCGCTCGCTCCGCACACTCCACAGAGCGTCTTCTCGACCGACTTTCTGGACAGCACAGACCTGCACTGGGAGTCGTGTCTGTAG